In Bacteroidota bacterium, one DNA window encodes the following:
- the ftsY gene encoding signal recognition particle-docking protein FtsY, which translates to MGFFDKFKLSRLKEGLAKTQETFVRKITRILHRSRKIDAELMAEIEETLLLADVGMMTTEQIMEGLQETMARMKWSDASELRDELRKQITDALTHQGAYRMPEDPFALPATKKPFIVMVVGVNGVGKTTTIGKLAHNYRNAGMKVLIGAADTFRAAANSQLEVWAERAGVEIIQQHHGADPSAVAYDTLQAAIARDADLVLIDTAGRLHNKAHLMQELEKMTRVMRKLIPDAPHEVLLALDATTGQNALQQAKEFSKVAPITGLILTKLDGTAKGGVVIALANEMKIPVKFIGVGERIDDLQPFDPNEFAKALFGDESFQGESYTVEEEVKA; encoded by the coding sequence ATGGGATTCTTCGATAAATTCAAGCTCTCTCGACTCAAAGAAGGACTTGCGAAAACGCAGGAGACCTTCGTGCGCAAGATCACGAGGATCCTGCACCGCAGTCGCAAGATCGACGCGGAGTTGATGGCGGAGATCGAAGAGACATTGCTGCTGGCCGATGTCGGCATGATGACCACCGAGCAGATCATGGAAGGCCTTCAGGAGACGATGGCCCGCATGAAATGGTCCGATGCCTCCGAACTCCGGGACGAACTTCGCAAACAAATCACCGATGCGCTCACACATCAAGGTGCGTATCGGATGCCGGAAGACCCATTTGCACTCCCGGCAACGAAGAAACCATTTATCGTAATGGTCGTCGGTGTCAATGGAGTGGGGAAGACAACGACTATCGGCAAGCTCGCACATAACTATCGTAACGCTGGGATGAAAGTCTTGATCGGCGCCGCCGATACGTTCCGAGCCGCTGCGAACTCTCAGCTCGAAGTATGGGCCGAACGTGCGGGTGTAGAGATTATTCAGCAGCACCATGGCGCTGACCCTTCTGCTGTCGCATACGATACACTCCAGGCAGCGATCGCCCGTGATGCCGACCTCGTGTTGATCGATACTGCCGGCCGCCTGCATAACAAGGCCCATCTGATGCAAGAGCTTGAGAAGATGACTCGTGTCATGCGGAAGCTCATTCCGGATGCTCCGCATGAAGTACTCCTGGCCCTCGATGCAACGACCGGTCAGAACGCACTTCAACAAGCCAAAGAGTTTTCAAAAGTCGCACCGATCACAGGTCTTATTCTCACGAAACTTGACGGTACTGCAAAAGGTGGGGTTGTGATCGCACTTGCGAACGAGATGAAAATACCAGTCAAGTTTATCGGTGTTGGGGAGCGTATCGACGATTTACAGCCGTTCGATCCGAATGAATTTGCGAAAGCACTCTTTGGCGATGAGTCGTTCCAGGGTGAATCCTACACGGTCGAAGAAGAGGTGAAGGCCTAA
- the mutL gene encoding DNA mismatch repair endonuclease MutL, translating into MATIHKLTPTLAQKIAAGEVVTRPESVVKELVENSLDSGAQTVTVVIKQAGRTLIQVIDDGCGMSREDAELSIERHATSKLSEIDDLESLKTYGFRGEALAAIASVSQFEMRTRRREDELGTFVRVEGSIKREVRSEACDEGTTISIRNLFFNVPARRKFLKSEATEFKHIIDTVTRAALSNPGVRFVLVSDHDCVFDLPAFRPLPERVEQIFGSKLRSALIAVESVTPSFHLHGFVSAPGFVKRVRSEQFFFVNNRPVHSSRGLAFAVSNAYEHLVEKGAFPSCFLYIDIDPAKVDVNVHPQKLEIKFDDERSIVDEIRRSLSDALQRATRLSATEGAMSPEMTMPANVNQTDAARLRFPEYGSAPLMRSGRDSAVATKPPVPNNGLGTVDRLFGKGTQDLFGTTTSRLVPSPQTTEGEPELSPTTSAAERRAITAEALAEKPVLWQMHNKYIFSQIKSGIMIVDQHVAHERILYERILHSLESGSAGSQELLFPQPVELLPREIAMIRELQEPLTGIGFHIRLFGGTSVVIDAVPTDVKSGSEATILHEMLESYDEYERLGTFSSREALAASFACRAAIKSGDKLSQEEMHSLIEQLFQTRMPYVCPHGRPIVIKLALDELDRRFGRTPVALKTEN; encoded by the coding sequence ATGGCGACCATCCACAAACTCACGCCGACGTTAGCGCAGAAGATCGCGGCCGGTGAGGTAGTGACCCGGCCTGAATCCGTCGTGAAAGAACTTGTCGAGAATTCTCTCGATAGCGGTGCACAGACGGTAACCGTGGTGATCAAACAGGCAGGTCGCACACTGATTCAGGTGATTGACGATGGCTGTGGCATGTCGAGGGAAGATGCCGAACTCTCGATCGAACGTCATGCCACTAGTAAACTCAGCGAGATTGACGATCTCGAATCCTTGAAAACGTATGGATTCCGCGGCGAAGCACTTGCTGCGATCGCGTCCGTCTCTCAGTTCGAGATGCGAACTCGTCGACGCGAAGACGAACTCGGAACATTCGTTCGGGTCGAGGGAAGCATAAAACGGGAGGTACGCTCCGAGGCATGCGACGAAGGCACGACGATCTCCATCCGAAATCTTTTCTTTAACGTCCCCGCCCGTCGCAAATTTTTGAAAAGCGAAGCAACGGAGTTCAAGCACATCATCGACACTGTTACACGCGCGGCGCTCTCGAATCCTGGTGTCCGATTCGTTCTTGTAAGCGATCACGATTGCGTATTCGATCTTCCGGCGTTTCGTCCGTTGCCCGAACGTGTCGAACAGATCTTCGGCTCGAAGCTTCGTTCGGCACTGATCGCCGTTGAAAGTGTCACGCCCAGCTTCCATTTGCATGGTTTTGTCAGTGCACCGGGCTTTGTCAAGCGCGTGCGGTCGGAACAGTTCTTTTTCGTGAATAACCGTCCCGTTCATTCATCGCGCGGACTTGCCTTCGCTGTATCGAATGCATACGAGCATCTTGTGGAGAAAGGCGCATTCCCATCGTGTTTTCTCTATATAGATATTGATCCGGCCAAGGTGGATGTGAACGTCCATCCTCAGAAGCTCGAGATCAAATTCGATGATGAACGCTCCATCGTTGATGAGATCCGTCGATCACTTTCCGATGCGCTGCAGCGCGCAACGCGCCTGAGTGCAACCGAGGGGGCAATGTCGCCAGAGATGACGATGCCGGCGAATGTGAATCAGACCGATGCAGCACGGTTACGTTTCCCTGAGTATGGCTCTGCGCCGCTCATGCGCTCAGGCCGTGATAGTGCTGTAGCGACGAAGCCGCCGGTTCCGAATAACGGGTTGGGGACGGTCGACCGCCTCTTCGGCAAAGGTACACAAGATCTCTTCGGAACGACAACATCTCGGCTTGTACCGAGCCCACAGACGACTGAAGGCGAACCGGAATTATCCCCCACCACGTCGGCAGCGGAACGCCGTGCGATTACGGCGGAAGCGCTTGCCGAAAAGCCGGTACTCTGGCAGATGCACAATAAGTACATCTTTAGCCAGATCAAATCCGGAATTATGATTGTCGATCAGCACGTCGCGCACGAGCGTATTCTGTACGAGCGTATTCTGCATTCACTCGAATCGGGTTCGGCTGGCTCGCAGGAACTGCTGTTTCCGCAGCCTGTCGAATTGTTACCGCGCGAGATCGCTATGATTCGTGAATTGCAAGAACCGCTGACCGGGATCGGATTTCATATCCGTCTCTTCGGTGGAACATCGGTTGTGATCGATGCGGTACCGACGGATGTTAAAAGCGGCTCCGAGGCAACCATCCTCCACGAAATGCTCGAATCCTACGACGAATACGAACGTCTTGGTACGTTCTCGTCTCGTGAGGCGCTCGCGGCAAGTTTTGCGTGCCGGGCAGCGATCAAATCGGGTGATAAACTCTCCCAGGAAGAGATGCATTCGTTGATCGAACAGTTGTTTCAAACACGCATGCCGTACGTTTGCCCTCACGGTCGGCCCATCGTGATCAAATTGGCACTGGATGAACTCGATCGCCGATTTGGACGAACCCCAGTTGCACTCAAAACAGAGAACTGA
- a CDS encoding efflux RND transporter periplasmic adaptor subunit, translating to MRLRIAALLLFLLPLSACKQHPSTRPQRKNIVETVYASGTINPENEYTVYSLVSGTIVRKLVHDGDSVSKGQVIYIVRNEAQSALYDAAKQAFETAQLNSSETSPIIADLRLTMLNTESKFRTDSLQYIRSKRLLDSGAITQSQFDDMSTLYTLSLNAKRSAEQRYRSTVRDLAVAAANAKSQLAAAENDLENFSIRSDADGAVFQTMKELGEAVRVSEPVAILGERTKRTIRLAVDQQDVDRVEVGAQVLLKSDITGASIYEGKIVKVYPVMNVADQTFRVDAEFTGTIPTSFVHSSVEANIVIQKKPNALVIPRSLLLPGDSVLVVSDSKNKAVKVTTGILTLDDAEILSGLDENAILAEPK from the coding sequence ATGAGACTCAGGATTGCAGCACTGCTTCTGTTTCTTCTTCCACTGTCCGCCTGCAAACAGCATCCATCGACCCGTCCGCAGCGAAAGAATATTGTCGAAACCGTCTATGCATCCGGGACGATCAACCCAGAGAACGAGTATACGGTCTACTCGCTCGTGAGCGGTACGATCGTGAGAAAGCTCGTACACGATGGCGATTCTGTGTCGAAAGGGCAAGTAATCTACATTGTCCGAAACGAAGCACAGAGCGCGCTCTACGATGCGGCTAAACAAGCATTCGAGACGGCACAGCTAAATTCGTCAGAGACATCTCCGATCATTGCAGACCTGCGCCTGACGATGCTCAATACCGAATCGAAATTCCGCACCGATTCGCTTCAGTATATCCGTTCCAAACGTTTGCTCGATAGTGGGGCGATCACACAATCTCAGTTCGACGATATGTCGACGCTGTATACGCTTTCGTTGAATGCAAAACGCTCGGCCGAACAACGTTATCGCTCAACCGTCCGTGATCTTGCCGTAGCAGCAGCAAACGCAAAGAGCCAATTAGCTGCGGCTGAGAACGATCTCGAAAACTTTTCGATCAGAAGTGACGCGGACGGTGCAGTATTCCAGACAATGAAAGAACTTGGGGAGGCGGTACGTGTGAGCGAACCCGTTGCGATCCTTGGTGAACGCACCAAGCGAACGATCCGGCTTGCTGTAGACCAACAGGATGTCGACCGAGTAGAGGTTGGCGCACAGGTACTGTTGAAATCGGATATCACCGGGGCTTCAATCTATGAAGGCAAGATTGTGAAAGTATATCCTGTGATGAACGTTGCAGACCAGACCTTTCGGGTAGACGCTGAATTCACCGGAACAATCCCGACCTCGTTCGTACATTCGAGCGTCGAAGCCAATATTGTTATCCAGAAAAAGCCGAATGCACTTGTGATTCCGCGGTCGCTACTGCTTCCCGGCGACAGTGTCCTTGTTGTTAGCGACAGTAAAAACAAAGCCGTAAAGGTAACGACAGGGATACTGACGCTTGACGACGCGGAGATCCTTTCCGGTTTGGATGAGAACGCGATACTCGCAGAACCGAAATAA
- a CDS encoding ABC transporter ATP-binding protein has protein sequence MGEILSATNLNKYFREGEEFHVLKDVSVRINQGEFATIIGKSGSGKSSLLYLLSTLDTSYEGEIVINRTRVTGLTQNELAHFRNEHIGFVFQFHFLLPEFTALENVMLPAEKLGRYSKSEIKERAMEKLRAVDMDSFAGKLSSKLSGGQQQRVAIARALINDPMIIMADEPTGNLDSANTQIVFNIFSELSRESGNTIIAVTHDPDFATRSDRRIELVDGRIVDQES, from the coding sequence ATGGGAGAGATTCTATCTGCAACGAACCTTAACAAGTACTTCCGCGAGGGAGAGGAATTCCATGTGCTCAAGGATGTCTCTGTTCGCATCAATCAAGGTGAGTTTGCAACAATCATCGGTAAGTCGGGTAGTGGGAAATCCTCGTTGCTCTATTTGCTCTCTACGCTCGATACCTCGTATGAGGGCGAGATTGTTATCAACCGCACCAGGGTTACCGGTCTTACACAGAACGAACTTGCCCATTTTCGTAACGAGCACATCGGCTTTGTCTTTCAATTCCATTTTTTACTGCCGGAATTTACGGCGCTGGAAAATGTGATGCTCCCCGCAGAGAAGCTCGGGCGGTATTCGAAATCGGAGATCAAAGAGCGTGCGATGGAGAAACTTCGCGCTGTCGATATGGATTCATTTGCCGGAAAACTTTCGAGCAAACTCTCCGGAGGTCAGCAGCAACGCGTGGCGATCGCACGTGCGCTCATTAATGACCCGATGATCATTATGGCCGACGAACCTACCGGGAATCTGGATTCTGCCAATACGCAGATCGTGTTCAATATCTTCAGCGAGCTCTCACGCGAAAGTGGCAATACGATCATTGCAGTCACGCATGACCCGGATTTCGCGACACGCTCCGACCGTCGGATCGAACTTGTCGATGGTAGGATCGTCGATCAGGAATCGTAA
- a CDS encoding glycoside hydrolase family 88 protein, with the protein MTKQERIELLCTVRDSWVSRHRPESESTDWGQSLAMYGLLRTLDITDDAPTREFLRRWLYFHLNEHVHINYFCGSWSFGLLYPTVATHFPGVRLQLDRTAQEMFDFIAAKALRNGEGIILHNVDLPNIYIDTVYYSSVLQAKLGTYLKREWKRDAMVQVRKHLNVLRDGERPLFIHAQVNLSGDRSQGAWARGNGWVMMTCAELLTVLKPSSVEYREILNDIFVPMCRMLKRLQSSSGLWRTILDDASAYEEASATAMYLFALARVNRLRVLPKEFKGMLTRAEEGLVACVDRNGRFVHVSEGTWPGTVEYYKSLDRGEWWWGTGAYLLALSELVADKLP; encoded by the coding sequence ATGACAAAACAAGAGCGCATCGAACTGCTGTGTACCGTCCGCGATTCGTGGGTATCACGTCATCGGCCGGAATCGGAGTCGACTGATTGGGGACAATCGCTCGCGATGTACGGTCTGTTGCGCACACTCGATATTACTGACGATGCGCCCACAAGAGAGTTTTTGAGGCGTTGGTTGTATTTCCATTTGAACGAACACGTTCACATCAATTATTTTTGCGGTTCATGGAGCTTTGGACTGCTCTATCCGACTGTGGCAACGCATTTCCCAGGGGTTCGACTTCAACTCGACCGAACGGCGCAAGAGATGTTCGATTTTATTGCTGCGAAAGCATTACGTAACGGCGAAGGGATCATCCTCCACAATGTCGATCTTCCGAATATTTATATTGACACGGTGTATTATTCGTCGGTCCTACAGGCGAAGCTTGGCACATATCTGAAGCGTGAATGGAAGCGCGATGCAATGGTACAAGTTCGAAAACACTTGAACGTGTTACGAGACGGAGAACGACCACTCTTCATACACGCGCAAGTAAATCTTTCCGGCGACCGTTCGCAGGGCGCGTGGGCGCGAGGGAATGGGTGGGTGATGATGACATGTGCGGAGCTGCTGACCGTACTCAAGCCTTCATCTGTCGAATATCGAGAAATCCTCAATGACATATTCGTGCCGATGTGCCGGATGCTCAAACGGTTGCAATCGTCGTCCGGCCTCTGGCGAACGATCCTCGATGATGCTTCGGCATATGAAGAAGCTTCGGCGACGGCGATGTATCTGTTTGCGCTAGCGCGTGTCAATCGGTTGAGGGTGTTACCGAAGGAGTTCAAAGGCATGCTCACTCGTGCCGAAGAGGGGCTTGTAGCATGTGTAGATAGAAACGGACGATTTGTACATGTATCTGAAGGGACGTGGCCGGGCACAGTTGAATACTATAAATCACTAGACCGGGGAGAATGGTGGTGGGGGACGGGTGCATATCTGTTGGCCCTCAGCGAACTCGTAGCGGACAAATTACCGTGA
- the rfaD gene encoding ADP-glyceromanno-heptose 6-epimerase has product MIILTGGAGFIGSVLLAELNAAGFHDIVVVDNLASTTKWKNLLGKKFSEYFHKDDFLDIFEEDLDPSEIEAIIHLGACTSTTEQNVDYLIRNNYDYSKALAEWCFEHDVRFIYASSAATYGDGTRGFSDDNLITPSLRPLNPYGYSKHLFDLWLLENRFDQLCTGFKFFNVFGPNEYHKGAMASLVFKAYEQVQKTGRLKLFRSADPKWKDGEFVRDFIYIKDCVDVIMWSLETGRAKGIYNLGTGLARSWNDLAASLFSALGHEQQIDFIDMPEELRGAYQYYTQADMGKLHAAGYTKGFTTLEDSVRDYVEGYLTRPDQHL; this is encoded by the coding sequence ATGATTATTCTGACCGGAGGCGCAGGGTTTATCGGTAGTGTACTGCTTGCAGAACTCAATGCAGCAGGGTTTCACGACATCGTGGTTGTGGATAATCTAGCCTCGACTACCAAATGGAAGAACCTGTTGGGCAAAAAATTCTCCGAGTATTTTCACAAGGATGATTTTCTCGATATTTTCGAGGAAGACCTGGATCCTTCCGAGATCGAAGCAATCATCCATCTTGGTGCCTGTACTTCCACAACCGAGCAAAATGTTGATTACCTGATCCGAAACAATTACGACTACAGCAAAGCATTAGCTGAGTGGTGCTTCGAGCACGATGTGCGCTTCATTTATGCGTCGAGCGCGGCCACATACGGCGACGGCACTCGCGGTTTCAGTGATGATAATCTGATCACACCGTCTCTGCGACCGCTCAACCCATACGGCTATTCAAAGCATCTCTTCGATCTTTGGTTATTAGAGAATCGCTTCGACCAGTTATGCACCGGTTTTAAGTTCTTCAATGTGTTCGGTCCTAACGAATATCACAAGGGAGCCATGGCCAGCCTTGTATTTAAAGCGTACGAGCAAGTGCAGAAGACAGGGAGGTTAAAGCTGTTTCGATCGGCTGACCCTAAATGGAAGGATGGCGAGTTTGTTCGGGATTTTATCTATATCAAGGATTGCGTCGATGTTATCATGTGGTCGCTTGAAACAGGACGTGCCAAAGGGATTTACAATCTTGGGACCGGATTAGCTCGCTCTTGGAATGACCTTGCCGCCTCGTTGTTTTCAGCGCTTGGTCATGAACAGCAGATCGATTTTATCGACATGCCGGAAGAACTTCGTGGTGCCTATCAGTACTATACACAAGCAGATATGGGGAAGCTGCACGCTGCCGGCTATACCAAGGGGTTCACTACCCTCGAAGACTCGGTTCGGGACTATGTCGAGGGGTACCTCACGCGTCCTGACCAGCACCTCTAA
- the rpsO gene encoding 30S ribosomal protein S15, giving the protein MITKETKGGLVAKYGSNGKDSGRTEVQIAILTERINALTPHFQANPKDHHSKTGLLKMVGKRRSLLDYLAKKDINRYRQIIAQLEIRK; this is encoded by the coding sequence ATGATTACGAAAGAGACAAAGGGCGGCTTAGTTGCAAAGTATGGTTCGAACGGTAAGGATTCGGGCCGCACGGAAGTGCAGATCGCCATTCTGACGGAGCGCATCAATGCGCTGACCCCACATTTCCAGGCAAATCCGAAGGATCACCACTCGAAGACTGGCCTGTTGAAGATGGTTGGCAAGCGCCGCTCTCTTCTTGATTATCTGGCGAAAAAGGATATTAACCGATACCGCCAGATTATCGCTCAGCTTGAGATTCGTAAGTAA
- the pnp gene encoding polyribonucleotide nucleotidyltransferase: MKYTIDIPGGKQLGFDVGLYAKQAAGSTMVSLGETMVLTTVCADSNEKVGIDFLPLQVEYRERMSAAGKIPGGYFKREGKPSEKEVLSARIVDRPIRPMFPKGWYYETQIVAFIVCSDQQNDADVLAVCGASLSLLLSDIPFAESIAAVRVAKVDGQIVINPTFDELEKATYEFIVAGTKDSIVMVEGEAHEISEQEYLEALREGAAAVKIVCEGLERIANECGLAKPKRVLTAAPDFSELRAKVELLAANNLKALARTVLAKEERATKTAEAKNAVKEALKAELGEEKYAEIEGVLAGMLKDIEKREMREMILADNIRLDGRNTTTVRPISIQVGILPRAHGSSLFTRGETQSLSTVTLGSKRDEQNIEGLRPETTKRFMLHYNFPPFSVGEVGRMTGTGRREIGHGNLAERAIKNLLPPAAEFPYTMRIVSDILESNGSSSMATVCAGSLALFDGGVKLKKPVAGIAMGLIKEGDRSAILSDILGNEDFLGDMDFKVCGTRDGITACQMDMKIKGIDFALLERALMQAKEGRMHILGKMDEAITTPRGDLSAYAPRMTSIKIPVEMIGLVIGPGGKMIREIQAESGVEDISIEDDGTITISAVTGESAKKAQDMIEGLTKLPEEGTVYTAKVTQVREGLGVIMEFLPKKEGLMHISEIDYNRVENIGDLIQVGDVFDVKLIAVKPDGKFSLSRRALLEPPEGYVERPRREGGFGGGRGGDRRGGGDRDRRSGGGGRGGFDRGHR; encoded by the coding sequence ATGAAATATACAATTGACATTCCGGGGGGAAAACAACTCGGATTCGACGTCGGCCTCTATGCGAAGCAGGCCGCAGGTTCGACGATGGTAAGCCTGGGCGAAACGATGGTTCTGACGACTGTCTGCGCCGACTCGAACGAAAAGGTCGGGATCGACTTCCTGCCCTTGCAGGTAGAATACCGCGAGCGTATGTCTGCTGCCGGTAAAATCCCGGGTGGCTACTTCAAGCGTGAAGGAAAGCCTTCCGAGAAAGAAGTGCTCTCGGCACGTATTGTCGATCGCCCGATCCGTCCGATGTTCCCGAAGGGATGGTACTACGAGACGCAGATCGTTGCATTTATTGTCTGCTCCGACCAGCAAAACGATGCTGATGTACTTGCAGTTTGTGGCGCATCGCTTTCACTCTTGCTCAGCGATATCCCGTTCGCAGAATCGATCGCCGCTGTGCGTGTCGCTAAAGTTGACGGCCAGATCGTGATTAACCCCACCTTCGACGAGCTCGAGAAAGCTACCTACGAGTTCATCGTTGCAGGTACGAAAGACTCCATCGTCATGGTTGAGGGCGAAGCCCACGAAATCAGCGAACAGGAGTATCTTGAAGCGTTGCGCGAAGGTGCCGCCGCAGTCAAGATCGTTTGTGAAGGTCTCGAGCGCATCGCCAACGAGTGTGGTCTGGCAAAGCCGAAGCGCGTGCTTACCGCTGCTCCCGATTTTTCGGAGCTCCGTGCGAAGGTCGAACTTCTCGCTGCAAATAACCTGAAAGCTCTTGCCCGCACCGTCCTTGCAAAGGAAGAACGTGCGACCAAGACCGCCGAGGCCAAGAACGCCGTGAAGGAAGCGCTTAAGGCAGAGCTTGGTGAAGAGAAGTACGCCGAGATCGAAGGCGTGCTCGCCGGAATGCTCAAGGACATCGAAAAGCGCGAGATGCGTGAGATGATCCTTGCGGATAATATCCGTCTTGACGGCCGCAATACGACGACCGTTCGCCCGATCTCGATCCAGGTTGGTATTCTTCCACGTGCCCACGGGTCGAGCCTTTTTACTCGTGGCGAGACTCAATCGCTTTCGACCGTAACGCTCGGTTCGAAGCGTGACGAACAGAACATCGAAGGCTTGCGCCCCGAGACAACTAAGCGATTCATGCTGCACTATAACTTCCCACCGTTCAGTGTCGGTGAAGTCGGCCGCATGACAGGTACCGGACGCCGCGAGATCGGACATGGTAACCTTGCAGAGCGCGCGATCAAGAACTTACTGCCACCCGCTGCAGAATTTCCGTACACGATGCGTATCGTCAGCGATATTCTCGAATCCAACGGATCGAGTTCAATGGCAACGGTGTGCGCGGGAAGTTTAGCATTGTTCGATGGCGGTGTGAAGCTCAAGAAGCCGGTCGCCGGTATCGCGATGGGCCTTATCAAGGAAGGCGATCGCTCGGCGATCCTGAGCGATATCCTCGGCAATGAGGATTTCCTCGGCGATATGGACTTCAAGGTCTGTGGTACCCGCGACGGTATTACCGCTTGTCAGATGGATATGAAGATCAAGGGCATTGACTTCGCATTGCTCGAGCGCGCGCTCATGCAGGCGAAGGAAGGCCGCATGCATATTCTCGGCAAGATGGACGAGGCGATCACGACACCGCGCGGTGATCTCTCGGCGTATGCACCGCGTATGACCTCGATCAAGATCCCGGTCGAAATGATCGGTCTTGTCATCGGACCTGGCGGAAAGATGATCCGAGAGATTCAGGCCGAGTCGGGTGTCGAGGATATCTCGATCGAAGACGATGGTACGATCACGATCAGTGCTGTGACCGGCGAGTCGGCCAAGAAGGCACAGGATATGATCGAAGGGCTCACCAAGTTACCGGAAGAGGGGACAGTGTATACTGCGAAAGTAACGCAGGTACGTGAAGGACTCGGCGTCATCATGGAGTTCTTGCCGAAGAAGGAAGGCCTGATGCATATTTCCGAGATCGACTACAATCGCGTCGAGAACATCGGCGACCTCATTCAGGTCGGCGACGTCTTTGATGTGAAGCTCATTGCCGTCAAGCCGGACGGAAAGTTCTCGCTCTCTCGCAGAGCACTGCTCGAGCCGCCGGAAGGCTACGTCGAACGTCCTCGTCGCGAAGGCGGCTTTGGCGGTGGTCGCGGAGGTGATCGTCGAGGCGGCGGAGACCGCGATCGGCGCAGTGGCGGCGGTGGCCGAGGAGGATTCGACCGCGGTCATCGATAA